From the genome of Watersipora subatra chromosome 9, tzWatSuba1.1, whole genome shotgun sequence:
taaactggaccctgtatatcaggccaaaCCTCCTGGTGCCGATTGGAcgctgtatatcaggccacacctcctGATGCCGAttggaccctgtatatcaggccacaccttCTGATGTCGATTataccctgtatatcaggccacacctccCGATGGTTataggaccctgtatatcaggtcaCACCTTTTAATGGTGATGGAATCAGGCATATCAGGCCAAACCTCCTAAAagtgataggaccctgtatatcaggccacacctcctaatAGCGATTGAACCCTGATCtcaggccacacctcctaatAGCGAttggaccctgtatatcaggccacacctccagatggtgatagaaccctgtatatcaggtcaCACCTTTTAATGATGATAGAATCAGGcatatcaggccacacctcctaatAGCGATTGGACCCTGTATATCAAGCCACACCTCCTAATAGCGATtagaccctgtatatcaggccacacctccAGATGGTGATAGAACCGTGTATATCAGGTCACACATTTTAATGGTGATAGAATCAGGCATATCAGGCCACACTCCCTAATagtgataggaccctgtatatcaggccacacctcctGAAGGTGATAGGACCATCTACAAGTATGCGAGATGACACTTTCACCTTGGTCCCATCTTGGATTAAAGTGCAGAGGAATGTCTGTGTGTTTCTCTTCCTCATCAGAACTTGACGACGACTCGTCCGGAGTCTTACCTTGAAGGTTGATGCAAATTCTGAAAAAGGACAAACAGAGCTTATACCAAATATCTGGTCTCAAAACACCTGTTTAGTCATCTGTTACCTTCTACAAGGTGTAGATGCTTGTAGGCACCTGTAAGCACATGTACAGTCCTGGCTAATGCTAGATTTTCATATGGCTAGACGATTGTTGGCGCCTATAGGCAGTCCAAAATATGTTCAGGTGAAATTTGCATATTTACACAAAATGTCTTAACCTTTTGACTCCCGTTCCCGTAATCTtacgggctgagagcgcagtctcagagtaccaaacccgtaattgcccgtcagatctgagtcttcgatacgtattttttaaattcatttatttattttaaaaacggcactaaaatttttaattaatatttttaggagttttaaaagatatcacactactattttgaggcaaTAATGAGTCCattatacgcatgtgcaaaaagaacacgttgctaAAAGTTGATCGTTCTTTTTGGAAAGCTTATCATCATGAACGGACGCGATATTTcaagcgctgctaaaaagattcgtttacaggaagatatCGACTGGTATGAAAGTGAAGCAGAGGATTTCAGTGCAGAAGAATATGAAGAAgaagatgaaagtgaaaaagaaattcgACAGAGTGAATCGGAGtacgaaagtgagagtgaaacggccggcgttgaagGAGGGAGTCATGACGGATTTCAGAGAGGAGCCGATTTAAAACCCAAAGAATttcattttgatgacagcttggcaggtgtAAGAAGCCGAATTCCTGGTCAGATAAGTATTTTTGGCTATTTAAAGCTGTTtattacatcggccatcatgaatattatagttaatgaaacaaatagatatggccttcaaaaacatggcgATGCCTGGCAGCTTGTCGATgaaaaagatatttggcgaatttttggtttaattttgctTATGGGTATTGTTAAAAAACCTACTCTGTCATCTTACTGGTCTACTGATCCTTTGTTATCTACGCCagtgtttagtaaaatgatttcaagaAACAGGTTTCTAATGGTTTTAAGCAGTTTGCATTTCACTGACAattcggaaaaccctgctggcaataaattgttcaaattaggaagtgtttttgccatgatatgtgaccggttatcttctgttttgctgcctggtaaatttatatctatagatgaaagcttgctggcttggaaagggcGACTCAGCTtcagacagtatattccatctaaaagatctagatttggaataaagctgtttgctctctgcgatgctgtctctggctatgtgcacaagctgtctgtgtacattggTGATGAGAAGGAGCAAGCCGAAGGAACTGGTAGAGGAGTCACTCACAACATAGTCATGAAATTAATGAGTGGTTTACTAAATTTAGgtcattgtttatttatggataatttttataattcgccagagttagcagctgaacttgtaaaaaataatactcATGTTTGTGGAACTTTGCgtccaaacagaaaaggtgtccccaaagatttgaaaatgtataatggaaaattaattaaaaaaggtcagacaacaagcttttctaatggggaaagtatggttggctgttagagagataaaaaatatatttctgtaatttcaactatgcataaaaacatggATGTCGcagatacaggcaaagtaaattataaaggggataaagtttgcaaaccagctgttgttttggattacaacaaatacatggggggagttgacaaatcggatcaaaatttgcattattataatgctgcgcgtaaaaccatgaaatggtataaaaaactattttttcatttattagatatttgtgtatacaatgcggccatagtttatagaattcatagcagctgtaaaataactgacttgCAGTTCGACAGAAATTAATTCATCAGATATTTGAATATACCGGTTCTTGCCGCAAAAACAGTACTCCccgcgcttcaacttcttctaCTCATCGAATAGTGACAAATAGTCCAGGGAAAGGTAGACCGGCAAAATACAGAATTTGTAGGCACTGCAAAAAGCGCGGTGATGACAACAAACCTAAGCGAAgcgaaactaaatttaaatgtcTAGCATGCGGAGTACCTTTGTGCGAGTCGTGTTTTGATGCTTACCATgctaaataaattcattttaaaacttatttagcgtgtgcaaattcttcattgctttgtatcacttgcttttgtacatacacttGCTAAAATGTCATTgtctatgtattgtatttgttgtacaTTTACAGGTTGTACTTGTTGTGCATTCACAGGTTTTATTTGTTACAGACTGCCCTTTTTAGGGCACCCAtataatcaaagagttcagttcacatgctttctagcagtccatgatttgctgtttgtgCTCGTAATAAATGTTGCCTTCTGTCttgtgctgcttcaccaaatgtgccAATGCAGGCTCACAACTCAATTCATTTTATGCACAATAaattttgctgcagcacacatgaatttGTGCAAtgtgtttatatgcaaaataaataaatatagttttgaGAAATGCATAAGATCATaactaaaatcagcaaaaaatcataactatCAATATATAGATCTCAAGTTGTAAAGCTTTGCAAGCTGTCTGGAAGAAGAAATCAGTCTAGAAAATAAtctcagctttcaaatgcatattcagtTGCAGCTAaatgccaatttgcacgaaagTTATAGCATTGATGGCACAGCCTGTCAGGTCTTGTCAGCCCTCTCGTGCTCTGCTTACAGacatggcgtcatgagcatttcTAAGAGCTGCACGCGCAATGCATGTGAGCGCATAACTCTGCTTTTGATGCACTTGgacaaccaattttttttgctgcgtgtagcaaacatatttgccgccgtgcagatgcttatcataaactattttcTTAGAGCTATTGCTTGTAAAGAAATATTTATTATCGATATTTTACGGTAAAAAGCTGACAGCTTCGTCGAATCAGGACACTGACCAAAATTTTTACAGCTAATTTGCAGGAAATAAACGGCAGTCtcttgagaaatttctaagctttctaatgcatatttatttgtggCTGTATGCCAGTTAGCATGAAAGTTATAACTAATTTTAGGCGGCCATGTCAAGGCTCCATTTTTCGCTTGTCATTAGGGCCACGCGCTGAGCATTTTGAGCGGCGCTCCCGCATTGCATCAACgatcataactccactttcattGCTCTTGGGCGAccaatttcttttgcaaattgttgtggaCATGTGAATCCATAGAACTACTGTTTGTACAAAATTTTCAATTACTTCTATCATTTAGAAaacacaattgaaaatgacgtacgaaaataaaatattgagagCTTCAACAAGTTGAGACTTCTGCAGGATAGCAATTGCAAGctatttacataaaaattgtatcagtttgtagagaaatttctcagcattcctatgcatgttaatttatgtatctacctcaAGTTTACTGGACGTATATTCAGTTTTTACGCAGTCGAGTCGAAGGCTCAGATCGCCGTAGTAAATGCTCTGGTACGCTGGGGAATTCCCAGCCGTAAGCGcccggtcgctaaagggttaaatgtctttgcaaaaagttttagcaatTTGTGCCAAGAATATACTTCAGGCAAAGTCTGGGCAGATTCGTCTATGACAGAATTGTGACATAGGTAAGTATCTAATAGTATCTTAAATAAAATGtacttttagtcttcaaaacaTGCACAGCCACACTCATAACACCTTTTACTGGTTCACTTCTGATTATTACAGTTATTATTGAATATCACATACATACGCCAAAACAGTGCTCAAATTTGATTCatttagagttatcatctcAGAAAGGTAATGACACAaaatgagacaactccaacaccGCATTATTTAGAATCGTGTTGATGTACATTTTCGTCTAAAAACAGTCATTTTGCTGTAAACCAAACGAGCATTGGCCAAAATGCAATAGTAAACACAATTTTCAGGATATTCCTCAATTGAAAACTTTACCTGAGATAGAGAGAAAAGTAAAGAGTCATGATGGATGAACTATAGGAACAATAAACACATCAGttctgaaaataaaacaaacaacttgTTTTTCTCTTATGCAGTACTTAGATCATGGATTACATACACTCCAGAAATACACAACAAACATTTATGGTCCGTTAATTGTGCCTTTAATAAATAATCAAACAGGAACTTTTGATATTATGGTGTTTCATTACTCACGATACTTTGataagttttgttaaaattttgcaCTTGTTTAAACTTTTCTCTTCACAAAGTCGGAGACCTGCCAATGTTTAACCTTTATGTTTACCTTTCTGGATCATCCTTGATGGAGCCTATGACTGTAACAATGTCTCCCGACTTCAGACCTGGCACTTTGCgataggagttgtcttcctacAGCAGGTAATTACACTGCATAAGAACTTCAGTGAATATAAGCCAAGCTTCCAGATCCAAACAAAGAGAGACAAGTTTACTGATGGTTTTACGGATAGAGACAATAAGGTCAGCACTTACCAAAGAGCCAAGGAATCTAACCTCCAATACAGACACATCTCCATTGACTGTTAGATGATGAGCATCCTGAGCATCACCGCAATGATTGTATGTCACATATGGCTCGCCATTCACGTACACCTGCAACAGTTGTCAATATATCAAGCACAGAACTAGCTAGTCATGTATACCGGTAATAACTGTCAATAGACTGACATTTGAGTCATCATTAGCAAACACCAGCGACGGCTGTCAAGAAGCTAAATCTCTACAATAATTGTCATCAATATGCATGACAGACATCACTGGATGCTACCAGATGAAAAGCTCAAAACAGAGAAAGTGTGAGAATTTTAAACGCATGACTATaatattttgtacatgtattctgtCACGGCTAGATGTAAATTCCTAACCGTCTCCCTTTCATAGAAACATGGGTTGagatggagttgtcttttctcatCAGAAGCGTCACACACCAAGTTGATATCAAACCTTAGATATTAACAGACAATCTAAACAAACACTCATACTAGAAGACTAAATACTTGTTTCTTATAGCCTGATCATTGATAGGATGTCAGCCTGTGAGCGGGGTTCATGTCCCAAGTTGGATATGTGACATAGGTCAATAGAAGACAGAGACATGTTTATAGAGGAGGTACGACTGGCTACTAGATACAAGGGGGCTATAACCCACCTAGGCTACTCTGCATTGGATATTGAAATCACCCAGTGGCAACAGTTAAGAAGTGTGGTAAGTAATTGGTTAGTCCCACATTTACTGTTTCCGTGCTTCGAATTGGTTTGGAGCTGCTTCCACTCTGATTCATAGAAGCGGTAAAATCCAAATGCATTTAATTTCGTTTCTTGCTCATAAAAACGTTCACTGCTGATGAATCCAAATGGATAACACTTGGCTAAGCTCTCCTTATTATAAGCGAAAATCTTTTAGCTCAAGCATATGGATCACTGCTATGAAAACATTCTATTGCTTCTCTTCTCACTACTGTTTTTGCTTGAGTTTTTACCTTTACATAACATTTACATGTCAAAGATGGGTTGTTCGTACGaggatgatgaaataattattgTCTAGCACAATtagttaaagatgtagttgcgtcaaaatttaagatgatcttaaaagaaagcattttttttttctctatcagttgatatgttgtttgttgtgttacgcaatcgcattgccaagatatttgaagattaaaactgaaaaaatctgatcgccgtaaaaacgctcaggccacaaaaacgtgcccagcctcgccaaaaatgatgtcacgcgtttggcaacctgtctctatctctcgtattcacatcggctatttttgataaaagtctagtctaaagcggctctattggcatatatcttattttgtatttgctcatgttggctagaataaaattttaaatcctgctacagatgcattattatgaatgtttcaaaggcctcaaataacgaaaattgaaaatttgttttactcactttctccaaatgttgtgtaaacatttgggtaccgactaccaattctaccggtctacggtaattctgtcaagtcactttatgtagaacgcggtctttgtatcagcagttctgcagctacccatacaaacgatatacagcctcccataagccccgcccacattatgtcgcctattacatattgcctacgtactagtttcttactagtagcaatgatatacagctgtatacattgctgtatatcattgctagtagtattcttaccgaatactaaataggtgaaataagcaagccacctctttgaaaaaaatatagacagggatagagttttaaggatgagaagtctgctgcaaactggatttgaactcacattctccagttctgcggacacccatataccatatccgattcactacaatattctgcaaatcatgttttgcattatcttcaacaatattattttattatataatttttacaagcaaaaatattttcatctgggcataaagcttttattaaaaatattcatcaagtcgtggccactcacatagcattagctgatacaataagacaaattcatctactgcaacaaactcaaacaaaacatcatccagcacgcattcaagtctcgctttctcctttatggcagtttccgcactgacaaagcttcttcggctggtgggacgacataaacattctgtaatcagtaaaacaagtaaatgtaaacaaagtagatgcaataaatatgtcattcatagatatgtcattctaaagcgtatctattgacagcttccaaattgggagttaaatagattgcgagtgtaattttaaaaacgaatacgccaagccaacgattcgaagctttggttctggaaattaaagatttgcaatgatcaattgattttacccacttcctacgagtgaaaataatttgtaatcatgactctaatttaccaaagaaaattcgaaaaaaatattatagctaggtaaaacggcagataagctatgaaacgatgattggagatagcaaagaattatcattttattaattagtatatgtatttatgactataaaaaatattacatttactaaagtatagaagactctaagttaatttacctctattctgtcttcttctgcagcaaaacgctgctgacgcctgtcagctttggccataggctgtctcctctaatattttacttaaagttgctcagaaaactctgagtagcggtcgctcgaacttgaagccattttaaaactatgtataacttagtaattgttgaaacgcgttgaatcagtaacgattagaatgaattctctatgatgagaatcttcgagatcacagacaacgcgttttacgagtgataacatttattacggcctatataaaaatttcgcacgcatgattggctaacgaatcgacctcatatttatcgctcgtggtttcgtttccgataacaagcttgtgacgtcacgaaataggcacccgctggaacgtgagctttttaaaagagggcctcattcaaacgcatatatctctggacagggttggtctacaaaaacaaaaatggcatcaaattgtagctgatgttttagccttttatgggtcctaatttcatttttgacgcaactacatctttaactaCGCAAGAATTGGAAAATGACAGCGACCTAAAAGTGAGTCTAAATCAACAAGTTTCGCTTTGAGGGATATATATTGCAACTCCGAATCATTGAAACAGTCGGGCGCAAGTTCGCCGGCAGCGGGCAACTCCAAAATTATTTGGAGCAAGGAAGCA
Proteins encoded in this window:
- the LOC137404028 gene encoding piggyBac transposable element-derived protein 4-like — its product is MNGRDISSAAKKIRLQEDIDWYESEAEDFSAEEYEEEDESEKEIRQSESEYESESETAGVEGGSHDGFQRGADLKPKEFHFDDSLAGVRSRIPGQISIFGYLKLFITSAIMNIIVNETNRYGLQKHGDAWQLVDEKDIWRIFGLILLMGIVKKPTLSSYWSTDPLLSTPVFSKMISRNRFLMVLSSLHFTDNSENPAGNKLFKLGSVFAMICDRLSSVLLPGKFISIDESLLAWKGRLSFRQYIPSKRSRFGIKLFALCDAVSGYVHKLSVYIGDEKEQAEGTGRGVTHNIVMKLMSGLLNLGHCLFMDNFYNSPELAAELVKNNTHTALFRAPI